In Flavobacterium cerinum, one genomic interval encodes:
- a CDS encoding ABC-F family ATP-binding cassette domain-containing protein yields the protein MITVNDISVQFGGTTLFSDVTFAINENDKIALMGKNGAGKSTLLKIIAGENKPSTGAISAPKEAVIAYLPQHLLTKDDATVFEETSKAFAEIFAMKSEIDDLNEQLTVRTDYESDDYMKLIERVSELSEKFYSIEEVNYEAEVEKVLKGLGFVREDFNRPTSEFSGGWRMRIELAKILLQKPDLILLDEPTNHMDIESIQWLEDFLINSAKAVMVISHDRAFVDNITNRTIEVTMGRIYDYKAKYSDYLELRKDRRVHQQKAYDEQQKMIAETQEFIDRFKGTYSKTLQVQSRVKMLEKLELVEVDEVDTSALRLKFPPSPRSGQYPVVVEELTKTYGDHVVFKNAGMVIERGEKVAFVGKNGEGKSTMIKAIMKEIDFEGKLEVGHNVKVGYFAQNQASLLDENLTVFETIDHIAVGDIRTKIKDLLGAFMFSGDNTTKKVKVLSGGEKTRLAMIKLLLEPVNVLILDEPTNHLDMKTKDIIKDALKDFDGTLILVSHDRDFLDGLATKVFEFGNKRVREHFEDIKGFLEFKKMENLREIEK from the coding sequence ATGATTACAGTTAACGATATTTCAGTGCAGTTTGGAGGTACAACATTGTTTAGTGATGTAACTTTCGCCATCAATGAAAATGATAAAATCGCTTTAATGGGGAAAAACGGAGCGGGAAAATCAACCTTGCTAAAAATTATTGCAGGGGAGAACAAACCGTCAACCGGTGCTATTTCAGCGCCTAAAGAAGCCGTTATTGCCTATTTGCCACAGCATTTACTAACAAAGGATGACGCTACGGTTTTTGAAGAAACATCGAAAGCTTTTGCTGAAATTTTTGCAATGAAATCGGAAATTGATGATCTGAATGAACAACTAACGGTTCGTACTGATTATGAAAGTGACGATTATATGAAGTTGATCGAAAGGGTTTCGGAATTAAGCGAAAAATTTTATTCGATCGAAGAAGTTAATTACGAAGCTGAAGTAGAAAAGGTATTAAAAGGATTGGGATTTGTACGTGAAGATTTTAACCGTCCGACATCTGAATTTAGCGGTGGATGGCGTATGCGTATCGAATTGGCTAAAATATTATTACAGAAACCGGACCTGATCTTACTGGATGAGCCAACAAACCACATGGATATTGAAAGTATTCAATGGTTGGAAGATTTCCTGATCAATTCTGCTAAAGCCGTTATGGTAATTTCCCACGACCGTGCTTTTGTTGACAATATTACGAATCGTACTATTGAAGTAACAATGGGCCGTATTTATGATTACAAAGCAAAATACTCTGATTATCTGGAGTTGCGTAAGGACAGAAGAGTACACCAACAGAAAGCATACGATGAGCAACAAAAGATGATTGCTGAAACGCAGGAGTTTATCGATCGTTTTAAAGGTACTTATTCTAAAACCCTACAAGTTCAGTCGCGTGTGAAAATGCTTGAAAAGTTGGAACTGGTTGAGGTGGATGAAGTGGATACATCGGCACTACGCCTGAAATTTCCGCCGTCACCGCGTTCAGGACAATATCCGGTTGTTGTAGAAGAGTTAACCAAGACATACGGAGATCATGTGGTATTTAAAAATGCCGGTATGGTAATCGAAAGAGGTGAAAAAGTAGCTTTTGTAGGAAAGAACGGAGAAGGAAAATCGACAATGATCAAGGCGATCATGAAAGAAATCGACTTTGAAGGGAAACTGGAAGTAGGGCATAATGTGAAAGTGGGCTATTTTGCACAAAATCAGGCGTCACTTTTAGATGAAAATCTAACGGTGTTCGAAACAATCGATCATATTGCTGTGGGCGATATCCGTACAAAAATTAAAGATTTATTAGGCGCTTTTATGTTTAGCGGTGATAATACAACTAAAAAAGTAAAGGTATTATCCGGTGGTGAAAAAACCCGTTTAGCAATGATCAAATTATTATTGGAACCGGTTAACGTGTTGATTCTGGATGAGCCGACAAATCACCTGGATATGAAAACCAAAGATATTATTAAGGATGCATTAAAAGATTTTGACGGTACTTTAATTTTGGTATCGCACGATCGTGACTTCCTTGACGGTTTGGCGACAAAAGTATTTGAGTTCGGAAACAAAAGAGTTCGCGAGCATTTCGAAGATATTAAAGGATTCCTGGAATTTAAGAAAATGGAAAACCTTCGGGAAATCGAAAAATAA
- a CDS encoding DEAD/DEAH box helicase → MKLKKIDEKLALALEENGITEPNEIQKDCFGTLKSGADAVVIMADSGGKSTTIVYTVIQKLEKAEGESTRAVVIVKDKEEVLEMVELFKKFGHYHNLRVFGVHDKGDIDYDKNQISLGMDILVGTPNKINAMFSSAGFNMNTVKLFIVDDADELFRARMDAIVLRLSTSIEKTQRVFFAHALTERVEAMADKIMIEPVLFGLEEYDEEAEDENLYI, encoded by the coding sequence ATGAAATTAAAAAAGATAGACGAAAAACTAGCGCTGGCATTAGAAGAAAACGGAATTACCGAGCCGAATGAAATCCAGAAAGACTGTTTCGGAACGTTAAAAAGCGGCGCAGATGCTGTTGTAATTATGGCTGATAGCGGAGGAAAATCCACTACAATTGTTTATACCGTAATCCAAAAACTCGAAAAAGCAGAAGGGGAATCCACACGGGCTGTGGTCATTGTAAAAGATAAAGAAGAAGTGTTGGAAATGGTTGAATTGTTTAAGAAATTCGGACATTATCACAACCTGCGTGTTTTCGGAGTTCATGATAAAGGCGATATCGATTACGATAAAAATCAGATTTCGTTGGGGATGGACATTCTGGTAGGAACACCTAATAAGATTAATGCGATGTTCTCATCAGCCGGATTCAATATGAATACAGTAAAATTGTTTATTGTAGATGATGCAGATGAATTGTTCCGGGCACGAATGGATGCGATAGTATTGCGATTGTCAACCAGTATCGAAAAAACACAACGCGTTTTCTTTGCTCATGCGCTGACGGAACGTGTTGAAGCTATGGCCGATAAAATTATGATTGAGCCTGTATTGTTCGGATTGGAAGAATACGACGAAGAAGCAGAAGATGAAAATTTATATATCTGA
- a CDS encoding ABC transporter permease has product MENFGSLLKREFRFFWQNKVLRLLFIGAPLLYGILLGYVYGKGKVTDLPIVVVDEDRSEMSAKAIQMFQDNEVLNIAATLYDQNNLSQIAIDKEATCIVLIPKGFEKMVLTKKYPEIVTIVNTSNVLTANYASTALQVCLGTLKAGVQIETLRKQGTPENLVMTQYEPFRTTFIKKYNRSTNYMYFLWPGVLATVLQQVLLLGLALSFASEYENGTFKELVQKCPSLLKLISVKIIPYLIMSFGLWILYWLFTLWFRIPFFDNLWALTLVAGVFVIAVCFIGILVSILIPNQLKATEVLMVIATPSFILSGFTWPLSQMPFWVQCVADVIPLTHFLKAFRILIIENGELSQTISAVRNMLIITVICGIASYVALYYKRKAVLKT; this is encoded by the coding sequence ATGGAAAATTTCGGATCATTATTAAAAAGAGAATTTCGCTTCTTCTGGCAAAACAAAGTGCTACGTTTACTGTTTATAGGAGCGCCATTACTTTATGGCATCTTGTTAGGTTATGTATACGGTAAAGGAAAAGTAACCGATTTACCGATTGTTGTTGTGGATGAAGACCGAAGCGAGATGAGTGCCAAAGCCATTCAGATGTTTCAGGATAATGAAGTTCTGAATATAGCCGCAACCTTATATGATCAAAACAATTTATCGCAAATCGCTATTGATAAAGAAGCCACTTGCATTGTATTGATTCCAAAAGGGTTTGAAAAGATGGTTCTGACTAAAAAATATCCCGAAATAGTCACGATTGTGAATACGTCCAATGTTTTAACGGCGAACTATGCCTCTACCGCTTTACAGGTTTGTCTGGGCACTTTAAAAGCCGGTGTACAAATTGAAACCTTACGAAAACAGGGAACTCCTGAAAATCTGGTTATGACCCAATACGAGCCTTTTCGTACGACTTTTATCAAAAAGTACAACCGAAGCACCAATTATATGTATTTTTTATGGCCCGGTGTTCTGGCAACGGTTTTACAGCAGGTTTTATTATTGGGACTGGCGCTATCGTTTGCTTCTGAATACGAAAACGGAACTTTTAAAGAATTGGTTCAAAAATGTCCTTCATTGCTAAAACTGATTTCCGTAAAAATTATTCCCTATCTGATTATGAGTTTCGGACTTTGGATTTTATACTGGTTATTTACGCTATGGTTCCGAATTCCGTTTTTTGATAATCTGTGGGCTCTAACTTTGGTTGCCGGTGTTTTTGTGATCGCCGTATGTTTTATAGGAATTCTGGTCAGTATTTTGATTCCGAATCAACTTAAAGCCACTGAAGTTTTAATGGTAATCGCTACACCGAGTTTTATTTTGAGTGGTTTTACGTGGCCGTTAAGTCAGATGCCGTTTTGGGTTCAGTGTGTCGCAGATGTAATTCCGTTGACCCATTTCCTAAAAGCTTTCCGGATTCTGATCATTGAAAACGGGGAATTATCTCAAACCATAAGCGCGGTTCGCAATATGCTTATCATAACGGTAATTTGCGGTATCGCTTCCTATGTAGCCTTATACTATAAACGAAAAGCTGTTTTAAAAACCTGA